In the Candidatus Anoxymicrobium japonicum genome, CTTCCCCGACTTGACCTTTTACCCGAAGCGCCCTGTGATGTACCGCTCCGTCCGTTTGTCCTCGGGATTGGTGAAGATAGTGTTTGTATCGTTGTATTCTATCAGTTTTCCCGGCTGGCCCTGCTCTAAGACCAGTAGAAACGCCGTGTAATCGCTAACTCTGGCCGCCTGCTGCATGTTGTGCGTCACTATCACAATAGTGTAATTCCGCTTGAGCTCCGCCATGAGATCCTCGATGAGCTGGGTCGCGACGGGGTCTATCGCGGAACACGGCTCGTCGAAAAGAATAACCTCGGGCTGAACCGCGATGACGCGCGCGATGCAAAGCCTCTGCTGCTGGCCGCCCGAAAGGCGCATCCCCGACTCCTGGAGGTTTGTTTTCACCTCGTGCCAGAGCGCGGCCTTCTTGAGGCTCTCCTCGACAATCGCGTCCAGCTCATCTTTCTTGTTGATTCCGATGAGCTTTGGCCCGTACGCGACGTTTTCGTAAATGCTCTTGGGAAAGGGGTTCGGCCTCTGAAAGACCATGCCGACCGTGCGGCGCAACCCGATGGTGTCGTACCCATGCCCGTAGATGTTCTCGCCATCGAGAACAACCTCGCCCTCGACACGGCAATTTTCGACAAGATCGTTCATCCGGTTGAGGCCACGCACAAGTGTGCTCTTGCCGCAGCCGGACGGTCCGATCAGCGCCGTTATGCGCCTGGGGAGAACGTTGAACGTAATGTCTTCTATGGCCTTGAACCCGCCGTAGTACATGGTCAGGTTCTTGATCTCCATCTTGTTCTCGACCGCGATCCCGGTTTCGGTTGTTTCCATCATCCTCCTAAGAGCTTCTTTTCCTGGTACCTGCGCCCGGCGTATCTCGCTATGAAGTAGACAAACAACACCATCAGCAACAACAGCGCCGCGCCGCCGTTGACAACACGGTAGTAATCACCCCGGCCCTCCGTCTGCGCGTACCAGACGTAGCCCGCAAGTGGCGCCGCCGTGTCAAACGGGCTCAGCGGAATGTTGCGGACAAAAAGACCTGTTGTGTATATTATCGCGGCGGACTCGCCCACGATCCTCCCGATAGGCAGGATGGTCGCCGTCAATATGCCTGGCATCGCGCCCGGTATCACGACCTGCCTTATAGTGGTCCATTTGCTCGCGCCCAGGCTCATCGACGCCTCGCGATATGTGTCGGGCACCAGCTTGATCGCCTCTTCCGTGCCGCGCAGCAGTATAGGCAAGTTAAGGATCGCGAGAGTGCAGGCGCCCGCGATCAGGCAGTAACTCCACGACAAGTAAATGACGAACAGCGCCATCCCAAAAAGACCGAACACGATTGAAGGCAAGGTGGCAAGGGTGTCCAGACAAAACCTGATGAATCCTGCCAGTTTGCCTTTGCTGGCAAACTCCGCGAGGTAGATAGCGGCGCCGATCGAGAGCGGAAGGGATATGAGAAGGCTCAAGACAACGAGGTAAAGCGAGGAGATTATCATGGGAAATATCCCGCCGCCGCTCTTTATCGCCTGTGGCTTTCCAAAGATAAATCTCGGATCCAGCGCCGTCAACAACCCTCGCGCGAGTATCTCGAGGATTATGAAGACCAGAAGAGCGACCACTATCATGCCAAGGATCCAAAACACCGTTGTCGCCACTCTGTCAGCGCGTTTGCCTTTCAAGACGCGACTCCTCTCCGGCGTCCTATTAACCTGACGCAAGCGATCAGGAACACCGCGAGCAACAGGAGCATTAGAGCCTGCGCGAAAAGCGCGGATCGAAAGACGCCGGTGGCCTCTCCCATGTCCGTTACAATGCGCGTGGTCAAGGTGCTGGTTCTCGCAAACGGTGAAAAGGCAACTCCTCTCGCGTTGCCGATTACCATCTGGACCGCCATGGTCTCGCCGATCGCGCGTCCCATGCCAAGTATTATCGCGATAATCAAGCCTTCCCGCGCGGACGGCAACAGCACCTTGTAGATGGTCTGCCACCGCGTCGCCCCCATTGCCACCGACGCCTCACGAAGCTCCGGTGGCACGGCGCGCATCGCCTCCACGCTCAATGTCGTGATCGTTGGCAGAGACATGACAACAAGGACGAGAGACGCGGCCATGATCCCGAAGCCCGCCGAAGCGGTCATGCCCCGTATCAGCGGCACGAGCATCGTCAGCGCGAACCAGCCGATCACAACCGAGGGGACGCCCGCCAGCAGCTCTATCCCTCTCCTCACCAGTTTCCCCATTCTCACCGGCGCGATCTGTTCCACAAACACGGCTGTACTTATTCCCAGCGGCGCCGCGAGAAGCATGGCGAAAGTCGTGGTCAGCAAGGTCCCCCACGTAAACGCCAGCATTCCGTAGTGGCCAGTCTTCGGGGACCATCTGGTGGACAGGAACAAATCGCCGATTCCCAATTCCTTGATCGCCGGCAAACTCTTCCGAAATATGAACAGGATGATTATGAGGATGGCGAAAAAAGAAAGTGAAGCGCACGCGAACATCACAAACTTGATCAGGCGGTCGCGGTCGCCAATGGCGATAGCCTTCGTCACCGTCGTCTTGCCGGCTCGCGATCCCTCATGGCTCATTTTATTTTGACGTCCTTTACCGGAACATACTCCGTGGCCACGATCTCCCTTTGAAACCTGTCGCTCAACACAAAATCGAGATATCCCTTGACCGCGCCCTTCGGCTCACCCCTGGTGAACATGTGAAGGTAGCGGGCTATCGAATATCTGCCCGTGCCGGCGTTGACTACCGTCGGTGGCGCTCCGTTGAAAGATATCGCCTTGAGGCGCCTGTCCACGTAGCCGTACGATATGTATCCGATCGCGTTACTGGTGGCCGCAACAATCTCTCGGACGACTCCGTTGCTCGAGGACTCTATGGCCGATGGCGCACATTCGACGGGCGCCTCATCGGTAGAGCCAAGCGCTTTCTTGTCGAACATCTCGCGCGTACCGGAAGCCTGATCGCGGATGACCACGACAATCTCCTCGTCCGGGCCGCCCACCGCTTTCCAGTTTGTGATCATGCCCGTGAATATGTCCCTGGCCTCATCGCCGGAGAGGTTGGATATCGGCATCAACGGGTGTACGACCAGGGCTATAACGTCAAATGCGATTCTGTGATCCTTGAGTTTGCCGTTTCCCTCGCCTGAGTCAAGATCTCGCGAGCTGTTGCCGATTTCGACAACGCCTTGCTGGAGTTGAGCGATGCCGACACTCGAGCCCCCCCCCTGGACGTCGATGCGCGCGGCGGGATTACGGTCGGAAAATTGAGTGGCGGCCTCCTGCGAAACGGGAAGGACGGTGGTCGAGCCGGACACTTTGACTTTGCCACT is a window encoding:
- the pstB gene encoding phosphate ABC transporter ATP-binding protein, which encodes METTETGIAVENKMEIKNLTMYYGGFKAIEDITFNVLPRRITALIGPSGCGKSTLVRGLNRMNDLVENCRVEGEVVLDGENIYGHGYDTIGLRRTVGMVFQRPNPFPKSIYENVAYGPKLIGINKKDELDAIVEESLKKAALWHEVKTNLQESGMRLSGGQQQRLCIARVIAVQPEVILFDEPCSAIDPVATQLIEDLMAELKRNYTIVIVTHNMQQAARVSDYTAFLLVLEQGQPGKLIEYNDTNTIFTNPEDKRTERYITGRFG
- the pstC gene encoding phosphate ABC transporter permease subunit PstC, with the translated sequence MSHEGSRAGKTTVTKAIAIGDRDRLIKFVMFACASLSFFAILIIILFIFRKSLPAIKELGIGDLFLSTRWSPKTGHYGMLAFTWGTLLTTTFAMLLAAPLGISTAVFVEQIAPVRMGKLVRRGIELLAGVPSVVIGWFALTMLVPLIRGMTASAGFGIMAASLVLVVMSLPTITTLSVEAMRAVPPELREASVAMGATRWQTIYKVLLPSAREGLIIAIILGMGRAIGETMAVQMVIGNARGVAFSPFARTSTLTTRIVTDMGEATGVFRSALFAQALMLLLLAVFLIACVRLIGRRRGVAS
- the pstA gene encoding phosphate ABC transporter, permease protein PstA; translation: MKGKRADRVATTVFWILGMIVVALLVFIILEILARGLLTALDPRFIFGKPQAIKSGGGIFPMIISSLYLVVLSLLISLPLSIGAAIYLAEFASKGKLAGFIRFCLDTLATLPSIVFGLFGMALFVIYLSWSYCLIAGACTLAILNLPILLRGTEEAIKLVPDTYREASMSLGASKWTTIRQVVIPGAMPGILTATILPIGRIVGESAAIIYTTGLFVRNIPLSPFDTAAPLAGYVWYAQTEGRGDYYRVVNGGAALLLLMVLFVYFIARYAGRRYQEKKLLGG
- a CDS encoding phosphate-binding protein → MKIRIALMSLLLALALFFAIAGCGMRKSSEYSGKVKVSGSTTVLPVSQEAATQFSDRNPAARIDVQGGGSSVGIAQLQQGVVEIGNSSRDLDSGEGNGKLKDHRIAFDVIALVVHPLMPISNLSGDEARDIFTGMITNWKAVGGPDEEIVVVIRDQASGTREMFDKKALGSTDEAPVECAPSAIESSSNGVVREIVAATSNAIGYISYGYVDRRLKAISFNGAPPTVVNAGTGRYSIARYLHMFTRGEPKGAVKGYLDFVLSDRFQREIVATEYVPVKDVKIK